In Helianthus annuus cultivar XRQ/B chromosome 8, HanXRQr2.0-SUNRISE, whole genome shotgun sequence, a single genomic region encodes these proteins:
- the LOC110873524 gene encoding probable phosphoribosylformylglycinamidine synthase, chloroplastic/mitochondrial yields MPASLEITAAEFLQGSKSCKLYLPKPLPKGRNSHLLFGSTRRKRNSSVRVCSQGVRRNASEKIRAVVSVDSQRLGSVDDFETEKVIHFFRTPLIQDSAADELLKSVQTKISDKIVGLKTEQCFNVGVDEDLSNEKLSVLKWLLQETYEPENLGDESFIGKETNGGFKTVVVEVGPRLSFTTAWSANAVSICHACGLSEVNRLERSRRYLLYVKAESATLLDSQIVEFAAMVHDRMTECVYPNKLVSFKTSVVPEEVYYVPVMENGRKALEEINQRMGLAFDEQDLQYYTKLFKDDIKRDPTNVELFDIAQSNSEHSRHWFFTGKIVVDGQPMNKTLMQIVKSTLKANPNNSVIGFKDNSSAIKGFLANPLRPTQPGTTSSLTPVTRDLDILFTAETHNFPCAVAPFPGAETGAGGRIRDTHATGRGSFVVASTAGYCVGNLNIEGAYAPWEDESFDYPSHLASPLQILIDASNGASDYGNKFGEPLIQGYTRTFGMRLPSGERREWLKPIMFSAGIGQIDHTHITKGEPEIGMLVVKIGGPAYRIGMGGGAASSMVSGQNDAELDFNAVQRGDAEMAQKLYRVVRACIEMGENNPIVSIHDQGAGGNCNVVKEIIYPEGATIDIRSIVVGDHTMSVLEIWGAEYQEQDAILVNAKSRNLLDSICKRERVSMAVIGTISGEGCVRLIDSYATEKPPAVDLELEKVLGDMPQKTFEFHRVNDKHEPLEIAPGVTLLDSLERVLRLPSICSKRFLTTKVDRCVTGLVAQQQTVGPLQITLADVAVIAQTFTDYTGGACAIGEQPIKGLLDPKAMARLAVGEALTNLVWAKVTSLSDVKASGNWMYAAKLDGEGALMYDAAVALSEAMIELGIAIDGGKDSLSMAAQVSGEVVKAPGNLVISAYVTCSDITKTVTPDLKLKDDGVLVHIDLGKGKRRLGGSALSQVFDQIGDECPDVDDVSYLKTVFEVVQELLTDELISAGHDISDGGLIVTVLEMAFAGNCGVQIGLNSHGKSIFETLFSEELGLVLEVSKSNLVKVTTILKSRGVSSETIGQVTAEPMIGLKIDGMTHLYEKTVDLRDIWEETGFHIEKKHKLAACVTSEKEGLKNRHEPEWRLTFMPKFTDEKYMNVVNKPKVAVIREEGSNGDREMSAAFFASGFEPWDVTMSDLLNGSVSLNGFRGIVFVGGFSYGDVLDSAKGWAASIRFNSSLLNQFQEFYNRTDTFSLGVCNGCQLMALLGWIPGPKVGGTLGTGGDPAQPRFIHNESGGFECRFTNVTLKESPAIMFKGMEGSTLGVWAAHGEGKAYFPDKVIFDNVLSSDLAPLRYCDDDGKVTEKYPFNLNGSPLGVAAICSPDGRHLAMMPHPERCFMMWQFPWYPKNWDVEKKGPSPWLKMFQNAREWCS; encoded by the exons ATGCCTGCATCGTTAGAGATCACAGCAGCAGAGTTCTTACAA GGTTcaaaaagttgtaaactttaCTTGCCTAAACCCTTACCAAAGGGTAGAAATTCCCATTTGCTGTTCGGTTCGACTCGCCGTAAAAGAAACAGTTCTGTGAGAGTATGCAGTCAAGGTGTTCGACGAAATGCGTCTGAGAAAATCCGGGCTGTGGTGTCGGTGGACTCGCAACGGTTAGGTAGTGTGGATGATTTCGAAACTGAAAAAGTGATTCATTTTTTCAGAACTCCGTTGATTCAAGATAGCGCGGCCGATGAGTTGCTCAAGTCGGTTCAAACAAAGATATCGGATAAGATTGTCGGGTTGAAAACCGAACAGTGTTTTAACGTCGGGGTTGATGAAGATCTGTCAAACGAGAAGCTTTCGGTGCTGAAATGGCTTCTGCAAGAGACGTACGAGCCGGAGAATTTAGGGGATGAAAGTTTTATCGGTAAAGAGACTAACGGCGGGTTTAAGACAGTGGTTGTTGAAGTTGGTCCGAGGTTATCGTTTACGACAGCTTGGTCTGCAAACGCTGTGTCCATATGTCACGCGTGTGGGCTGTCGGAAGTCAACCGGTTAGAACGGTCAAGGCGGTATCTTTTATACGTTAAAGCCGAAAGCGCAACGCTTCTAGATAGTCAGATCGTCGAGTTTGCTGCAATGGTGCATGATCGAATGACCGAATGCGTCTATCCAAACAAACTCGTTTCGTTCAAAACGAGTGTAGTTCCAGAGGAGGTTTATTACGTACCCGTAATGGAAAACGGGCGGAAAGCGTTGGAGGAAATTAACCAACGAATGGGGTTAGCGTTTGACGAACAAGATTTACAATACTACACTAAACTGTTTAAAGACGATATTAAACGAGACCCAACGAACGTTGAGCTTTTCGATATCGCACAGTCGAACAGCGAGCACAGCCGGCACTGGTTTTTTACCGGAAAGATTGTCGTAGACGGTCAACCGATGAACAAGACGTTAATGCAGATCGTAAAGAGCACGTTAAAAGCAAACCCTAATAATTCGGTGATTGGGTTTAAAGACAACTCAAGTGCGATCAAAGGGTTTTTAGCGAACCCGTTACGACCTACTCAGCCCGGTACTACATCTTCATTAACCCCGGTTACGCGTGATCTCGACATTCTGTTTACAGCCGAGACGCATAATTTCCCGTGTGCGGTTGCACCGTTCCCCGGTGCGGAAACGGGTGCGGGAGGGCGAATTAGGGATACGCACGCAACGGGTCGGGGGTCTTTCGTTGTGGCGTCGACAGCTGGATATTGTGTCGGGAATCTTAATATCGAGGGCGCGTACGCTCCGTGGGAAGATGAATCTTTCGACTATCCATCGCATCTAGCTTCACCGTTACAAATACTCATTGACGCAAGCAACGGTGCGTCAGATTACGGTAACAAATTCGGTGAACCATTGATTCAAGGGTACACAAGAACGTTCGGAATGCGGCTTCCAAGCGGCGAGAGACGCGAATGGTTGAAACCAATTATGTTTAGCGCAGGTATCGGGCAAATCGATCATACCCATATAACGAAAGGCGAGCCCGAAATCGGGATGTTGGTTGTTAAAATCGGTGGGCCCGCTTATCGAATAGGAATGGGAGGTGGGGCCGCGTCGAGTATGGTTAGTGGACAGAACGACGCTGAGCTGGATTTTAACGCTGTCCAGCGTGGCGATGCTGAGATGGCACAGAAGTTGTACCGCGTTGTTCGTGCGTGTATCGAAATGGGCGAGAATAACCCGATTGTTAGCATACACGATCAGGGTGCGGGTGGTAACTGTAACGTTGTTAAAGAAATTATATATCCGGAAGGTGCTACCATCGATATTCGGTCTATCGTTGTCGGTGATCATACGATGTCGGTTTTGGAAATCTGGGGTGCGGAATACCAAGAACAAGATGCGATTTTGGTCAATGCTAAAAGCCGTAATCTTCTGGACAGTATCTGTAAACGAGAACGGGTGTCAATGGCGGTTATCGGAACTATAAGCGGCGAAGGGTGTGTACGGTTAATCGACAGCTACGCAACCGAAAAACCACCCGCTGTCGATCTCGAACTCGAAAAAGTTCTCGGCGACATGCCTCAAAAAACGTTCGAATTTCACCGTGTAAACGATAAACACGAACCGCTCGAAATAGCTCCTGGGGTTACGTTACTGGATTCACTTGAACGGGTGTTAAGATTACCGTCAATCTGTTCTAAACGTTTCTTAACGACTAAAGTCGATCGTTGCGTTACCGGGCTCGTCGCCCAGCAACAAACCGTGGGTCCGTTACAGATCACTCTCGCTGACGTGGCGGTTATCGCGCAAACGTTTACCGATTACACTGGTGGCGCGTGTGCGATTGGGGAGCAACCGATTAAAGGTTTACTCGACCCAAAAGCGATGGCGCGTTTGGCAGTTGGAGAAGCGTTAACGAATCTTGTTTGGGCTAAAGTAACTAGTTTAAGTGACGTGAAAGCGAGCGGAAACTGGATGTACGCTGCGAAACTTGACGGTGAAGGTGCGTTAATGTACGACGCTGCGGTTGCGCTTTCGGAAGCGATGATTGAGCTTGGTATCGCGATTGATGGCGGTAAAGATAGTCTTTCGATGGCGGCTCAGGTTTCTGGTGAAGTGGTTAAAGCTCCTGGTAATCTTGTAATTAGTGCTTACGTCACGTGTTCTGATATAACGAAAACCGTCACACCGGATTTGAAGCTTAAAGATGATGGTGTTTTGGTTCATATTGATTTGGGTAAAGGAAAACGACGGTTAGGTGGCTCGGCTCTTTCGCAG GTGTTTGACCAAATCGGCGACGAATGTCCGGATGTTGACGATGTTTCTTACCTCAAAACAGTTTTTGAGGTTGTTCAAGAACTACTAACAGACGAACTAATCTCAGCCGGTCACGATATCAGTGACGGTGGGCTTATCGTTACGGTTCTCGAGATGGCTTTTGCCGGAAACTGCGGTGTTCAAATCGGTTTAAATTCACACGGAAAAAGCATATTCGAAACGTTATTCTCAGAAGAACTCGGTCTTGTTCTCGAGGTCAGCAAGTCAAACTTGGTCAAAGTGACAACAATCCTTAAAAGCCGTGGCGTTAGTTCCGAAACCATAGGGCAAGTAACCGCTGAACCAATGATCGGTTTAAAGATTGATGGAATGACACACTTATACGAGAAAACCGTCGATCTTCGAGACATTTGGGAAGAAACCGGGTTTCATATCGAGAAAAAACATAAGTTAGCCGCTTGTGTGACATCGGAAAAAGAAGGATTAAAAAACCGACATGAACCCGAATGGCGGTTAACGTTTATGCCAAAATTTACCGATGAGAAGTACATGAATGTCGTTAATAAACCGAAAGTGGCGGTGATTCGCGAAGAGGGTAGTAACGGTGACCGTGAAATGTCAGCTGCGTTTTTCGCTTCAGGGTTTGAGCCGTGGGATGTTACAATGTCGGATCTGTTAAACGGGTCGGTTTCGTTAAACGGGTTTCGGGGTATCGTGTTTGTGGGCGGGTTTAGTTACGGTGACGTGCTCGATTCCGCAAAAGGCTGGGCCGCTTCTATACGGTTCAACTCGTCACTATTAAACCAGTTTCAAGAGTTTTATAACCGTACCGACACTTTTAGTCTTGGGGTCTGCAACGGGTGCCAGCTCATGGCTCTATTGGGCTGGATTCCGGGCCCGAAAGTCGGTGGAACTTTAGGAACCGGTGGCGACCCGGCCCAGCCCAGATTCATACACAACGAGTCAGGTGGGTTCGAGTGTCGGTTCACTAACGTGACGTTAAAGGAATCGCCAGCGATAATGTTTAAAGGGATGGAAGGTAGTACGTTAGGTGTTTGGGCCGCACATGGTGAAGGAAAAGCGTATTTTCCCGATAAAGTGATTTTCGACAACGTTTTATCATCCGACTTGGCTCCGTTGAGATATTGTGACGATGATGGGAAAGTGACGGAAAAGTACCCGTTTAATTTGAACGGGTCGCCGCTAGGTGTGGCAGCAATTTGCTCGCCAGATGGGCGGCATCTTGCTATGATGCCGCACCCTGAGCGGTGTTTTATGATgtggcagttcccgtggtatccAAAGAATTGGGACGTTGAAAAGAAAGGCCCGAGCCCGTGGTTGAAGATGTTTCAGAATGCCCGAGAATGGTGTTCTTAA